The genome window ACCACAACAAATAGCAAACCAGtataaacataaatataatatttgacatagaatataatataaaattttaattATACTTAACAAAACTACAAAAAATGCTACATCAATTAATcacaccccaccccaccaccaccgtcaaacaaagataaataaacaaatcaatgttttaaaatccggttttcCAATACCAGATATGACTTTGAAATAGTTTAACCAGGTGTATCGGACAACGGTTCAACCAGGTGTACCGGACAGTTCAACCTGCCAGTGTGAACCGGTTTCAAAACATTGAGACAAACAAAACCAACCACCATCCTCACATATTCCGGCCATCCCCACCACCACCCGTCTCCGCTGTCATGAGAGTAACCAATAGATCCGCAAAAGCTCCAACAATAAACTTATGAGCACTTTTGGGGTTCAACTCAAGGTAGCACGTGAGCAGCTCGTGCAAATAATCCCAGTTGGCACGAACATCGATGAGGTCACGTGCCTCCACCATTTCCTGCATAGATTTTCTAAAATCAAAGTACGGGTCCGGCGAGATCGTCGGGATCGCCACGCCGCCACCCACGCTCTCAAACCCATCTCCGCCGGAATATTCCGCCGGCGAGAACGACGTCGAAGCAATGGAAGATGTTGAATGAGATGACGATTCGATGATCGAATTCGACCGGCCGGGTGAGGAGAAGAAGAACCGGTCGGAGGCAATGACGGTGGGGAACTCAGTGGTGGTCGGAGAGTGGTCGGAATCGGAAGCATCGTAAAGGGTGTTGAAGGTTTTGATGACCGTGGGGTCGgagtggcggcggcggtggtggtgacggtggtgggtgGGAGGAGGTGGTGGGGATTGATGGCGTTTGAGTTTGGTGAAGCAGAGGTTAAGGTTGCGTTCGAAGGTGGTCGGCattttgtggtggtggtggactgGTGGATATTCCGGTGACCGGAGTTTGgttgttgggggggggggggtggttgtGTGATTGATGTGAAGTGAAGGTTGTGATGTGGATTTATATCATGAGAGTGAAAGACAGAAGAATAAATAGTTGAGTTGCTTTGATGGGTGGTTTGTAAATGGTTTTTTAATGTAAAGTTAATTATTGGAAGGTTGTTTGGATTAAATATTGATTATTTTGTTGAAATATTGTAGTAAGGTGATAGTATTGTGTAATTATCAAAAGATATCATGTATTGGGTTGATAATATAAGATGATAATAAAATGTCACCAAAGTCAATTTGGGTATGTGAAACTTATAAAACTTGTTTAATATTATATTGTATTGGGACGTGTCAATCGTTTCATCTTCAGTTAAAACATTTTCGTCGTTCAACGTATTGTTAAAGAGCCTCTGAAATCCCGCACACTTTATTCGAATAACCAAAAAATCTTGTAGTTATTTGATGCACATCACGATGGTTTTCACCCATTAACATGTCAAAACAGCGTTCCAAATGAGATTGAATCTGGAGGCTGCCCTTACTCACCGACATGCACCCAACTTGTAAGCGACGTCATTTTCTTTGGTCCAATGGGGTACCATATGAAAATTGATAAAACAAAAAATATTGAGAGTGGAAGAATATGGAGTGAGTTCTGTGAAAGTTTTGAAATGAGTTGTGGTTTGAATGGGTATTTATAAGATTTAAAAATTCATTAGTCATATATTTCACCAAAAAAATTgctaagttacatcaaaacagaaggtagacagACAACAAGATGTTTCACTATTTGACCGTTATACAAAATTGATAAAACAAAACTTACTTTTTTTAATTGTACCTTTATACAACATTTGGCGAAGCCTTTTGTAGCACTCCCATTCGTCCaggtaaattacgattttgcccttttaAAATTTACAGTTTGGTCATTGGTTTTGTTTTTCTCTCacagtcaaattacgatttttctctcagttcaaatttacagttttga of Helianthus annuus cultivar XRQ/B chromosome 1, HanXRQr2.0-SUNRISE, whole genome shotgun sequence contains these proteins:
- the LOC110943696 gene encoding transcription repressor OFP11, whose product is MPTTFERNLNLCFTKLKRHQSPPPPPTHHRHHHRRRHSDPTVIKTFNTLYDASDSDHSPTTTEFPTVIASDRFFFSSPGRSNSIIESSSHSTSSIASTSFSPAEYSGGDGFESVGGGVAIPTISPDPYFDFRKSMQEMVEARDLIDVRANWDYLHELLTCYLELNPKSAHKFIVGAFADLLVTLMTAETGGGGDGRNM